CTCGCCCggacgccatcatcatcatcatcgtcatcgcctgttcgtcatcgtccggcGTTGTCGTCACTCTTCGACACAACGTTTTTCCGATCAAAAGAATCgatcgttctctctctctctccgtttctttcgaagagagagagttctTCTTAAACATTCATCATTCGCTTCTGTTTTTCTCCATTAATTCACGACATTGATGAGGGGATCGCTGGTGACGTTTTCCGGGCAACGTTTCGAACACCGAGATGATCGATGGTTGGCGGGTTCAGTCCTCGAATGGCTTCTGTTAAAGCTTGACTTTTAAAATCCCAAACAATACTAAACACTGCAACGGTGTAGACTGAAAGTAAATCAAAGGCACTGACAAACTTGTGGATAGCCTGGacaaaatgtttcgatttgtttctctATAAACAACTTGGCATTAAACATAGCAGCAAAACTAAacgtcggaaccggaaagtgtTGGTAATTTATTAACCCGCTTGTGTGGTCGGTTCACATTGAAACGGTATCGTttcgatatttatttatgcttcactAGAAACCTGCTACATAAACAgcgttattatttatttatacgtTCTCCAATCGACAGCCGTTAGGGAATTGTTGAGGCGTGAATCGTGCCAAGgagaaaacatatttatacTTACGCGTACTTCATTGTTAATCACCGAAACGACTCAGATTCTCCTTAAAACAATACCACGGCAACTAGCGTTTGTTATTAAATGTCTAGCACTTGCGCAATGGAAAAtctgttttatgctttcaccGTGAAGGTGTCGCCGTCCGGTGTCGTGTTGGCGCACGTGCTCCACGTTCGCGGAACATAAAAAGGCTGCAGAGCCTCATAACATGGCGGAAACATAAGCCAACGATTTCCAGAGAAAGTCCGGGCCACCCGGTCCATCGTTTGTTGTGGGTTTTCCACGCCCGCTGGGCATTAGGAACTCTGGCCGAGGATTCTGGGAAATTGATGCTTATTGACAAATACACACGCTCGGTGGGAGGCACTGGTTCCGGTGAATGTAACGCGAACCCCTTGGCCTCCTTCGGCGTGGCGGGTTGGAATGTTTGGAATGTGCCTATGTTTTGCCTATCCACCCGCTCTAATGATGCTGATCGGGAGCATAATGTGCGGTTTATGCGCCCCTCCTTGAAGGATCACGCTCATTAGTGCTTCAGATTTGGGCGGGATTCCGGTGCGAACGCGAAATTTTGGGCCCACGAGTCCTTTGGGGCTCGGGAGGCCGAAAAGCCAACCACCATATTAGGTACACCAACGAACCAACCTTTCGCTACCACCCACCTAAACCACCCACACACCGCCCATGAAGGTTCCCCTCGCTCGCCGGGAAGGACAGCGAAAAGAGCATAACAGCACACGCGGCGGCGTTGGCGCAAACAAAAAGGTTCGAGAGCTGTGTGGCGCGAAACCTGATCCTCGacatggccggccggccgggatggATGATGGTTTCTGGCCGCCGCCTGGCCCCCGGGCCAACCCTCGGCGCGACGTTCGGGacgcctttttcccatttttccatGTTGGAGGCCCCatgtttgcttcgttttcttcCGCTCGGACCACCATATCCGTTAATGGGGTGgtttaattgtgttttataTTCGTGTCCGTCCGGCAggccacacaccaacaccaacgccaAAGGTTGTGGCcacaatctctctctctctctctaaggATTTGGAGCGGCGAAAAGAACAGcataccaggctgttcaataagcttTGCTTTCCGATAAGAGAAAGGCAATTTCACGGTTTGAAATGCACTTTACTATTCAGTATgatctccctgaacatcaaaTCCCTTGTTCCAACGTGATCCTTGTTCCTAAGTGAGAATCTGAAAGatgctgcaaaatacgcttctgcagctgttatgacgtcatcaaaaccgctttccacgcatgattttaAAGTTCGGAAATAGACGGTGGATCCTCCAACAATTCATGGACTTTTACCtttgtcaaaatgctcttgaTGGAAAAGGACTTTTTtctaaaaattcaatcactccacgatacttgatttttccaacGTAAAGTATGGTATTTgcagcgcaaaacttattgaacaacccagccGAGGTTTACGTCAGTGGTTCCGCGGTGAGTTGCCATAGTAACtctccgtcgccgccgccgctgccgacgacgcCGTCCGACGGCGGCCCGCGGGTACACTCGCTCGGGTCTCGGAAATTAATGGCGTATCGGATAACATGCCGGAGGTACAGTCGCACGGGTCGCCGATTGGGCCGGTGTTGAAGGGGTCGGAAAGGGGCGGTAAGGAAGCCCCGCAGGACGacaaataaaacggaaaccgcCCTCCATTGTgagtgcgtgtgcgtgcgtggcgtTGCATGTGCATGTGCATCGTGGGGCGGTGGGTGACGCGCTTGTTGAAGGATGATAATCAACGTTGACATTATGATGGCCTTGACacacgatggcgacggtggagAGTTTGGCCTGGAGTTATGGGCGCCCCGATCCGTTTCGGGCGGGAcgattttatttgcataatggGTGAGAATTAAATGGACAAAACGGCTAAACTGTAATGAGTTGGTGGAAGGCCCGCGCTCGGGagtgattaatttgtttacagTGAAGCTCCTTCGAGCGAGGATAATCACGCTCTTTCGTCGGATCACATCGGAAGCATATTTGAGTTGGGAAATTAAGCTAATCCACAGGTTAGGTAGTTGATTTAgcattttaatatttagtACAGCTAATGATAATGTTGCCAAACATTCGCCATATCCCTTTAAACCTTTAACGATAGGCGGCGTGTTAGCTTTCTAATATTAAGGATAGCTACACacaattttttaaatacttttgcttagtttttaaattttaaaacggTTAACGCTGTTGTTGAACTATCAAACTATTTTAGTAAGCAATTTAAGCCCTCCGTCTTTCCAACAAGAATTTATTGGTGAAGGTCGCAAATGAGATCTTTTGTCGACGGCACTTTTGGTTCACTCATGATCATGAtcttttatttaatgtttcagTAAAATATCAAAAACTGAAAATAAGCACATTCTTCAGATAAAATACTGTCATCAGTTCTAGAACCTTGCACTTCCTTGTTCTCACCACCCGAACGGGCAATTATTTTCGGCTATTGTTTATGGTGGTTCTGTCACGCTTTAGATTCTTTATTATGATGGTGGTACTTTCTAGGAACTGCGTCCGCCGACTGGTAGACAATTTATTAGTCCACTAATGAGTCAAGCGAAGCCAAGGGCCAAGTATCCTCAGCGTCGGGatcgtttgctttttcctgcgtgtgtctgtgtttagCAACAACAGTTGGCGCCACGCAAGGCCGAGAACTCCAATTGTTTCCCCGCACAGTGCACAATGGTGCGGTAGTCCGTCTGAAATGCACGCCGACGGCCGGAATGTGGACATAATTAATTCGGCAAGCGTGAACTTTAAATTGCTAGCGTGCCGGCGTGTTGTGTGGGGCCAATTAATTACAACTAACCGCTCATGTTGTGGCCGACGGTGCACTATTTATTTACACTAGCCGCCCTGGCCGATCTTCCCAGGATCTGTCCTGGCGGGCACgttggatgtttttttttatcatatcGCTCATTAGCTCGCGAGCAGTCCCgataacataaaacataagtTTGCGGTGTCGTAACCCCCAACCCGGCGCGCATCGCAGGTTGTTTACTGTTTGTGACGCGGAGTTTACAAATCAACCATTATTTATCGGCCATcgagccagccggccagccagtggcaaCAAATTTGCGTTCGTTTAGTTATCCGTTAAAGATCcgttacaatttaatttataattcgATGTCTTCTGTTGGGAAATCAACCGTCAATTTGTGGTGTTTTGGGAGCAGCTCCTTCGCCAACCAGAACATTCATTTAGTGGCCACGACCAGCACGATGGATACGCATACGGTctttttccatcaattttcCTCCTTCGCACACTCGAAATTCGATACATCAATCAGTCGGCTTCGATCAGCTCAAAGAAAGCGATCGATCATTGTGGCAAGTGGTTGAAATGTTTACGCGATTTGCGATCGATTGCGCCAGCGCAaagtgaaaaacatttttcacgtTCCTCTCCCCGTCGTCGGAACATAGCGGAATTAGGAAGCGATTTGTAAATTGCATTCGAATTAATTCGCCTGCCATTTTTCCCCATCTCGTTGCAGCACCGGCGAATCGGATAAGCAGCACCTGGACTCGTCGAGCGACTCGGACATGGACGGGCCCAGTTTGgcatcgctggccgccggaaaTGGGGTGGTCGGTTCGGGTGGCTCCCTTCACGGCAcgtccggtggcggcgtgcTGCACTTGGGGAGTAGCGGCGGAACCCTAACCTCAACCGGAGCCGGATCTCAGACGGCACCGCTCGGCCACAGTCTCGGCGGGGGTATCACAGGACTCGGGCCGGGACCGACGGGTGGAGCGGGCGGATCACTGGATCCTCACAACGCACACAACGCGCAGCATCATGCGCAACACCATGCGCATCAAAATTCCGGCCAAACGACGGCGCAGAGTGGTCCCGgaagtggcggcggcggaggagggTCGGCTGGAGGAGGTCAACAGCATTCGCACgcacaacagcaccaccatcagcatcaccatccgcaccatccgCAGCACCAGGCGCAGCACCCGCAATCCCACCCCCACTCCCACCATCCGCAGCCGCTCGGGACGCGGAACGGCAATCTGATGAACATTGCGCCGTCGGGCGGCAACAagtcggtggccgccatcggccaGCTGTCGGCCGCGGCCGCTTACTCCCACTTCCACAACGTGATGGGCTCGATGCCGCTCTACGACATTGGCGACTATCAGCATTTATGATTTTAAGTGATCTTCCTGTCCACTCGGAGAAGAAAACACCCAGCTGCGGGCATTGGCAcaaacgagagcgagagcgagagaaggagcgAGGAAAAGGATCGCGTATTAGCAGAAACAAAACGgcaattattcaaaacacGATTTTATTAGTTTAAAATGTTACAGCGGATTTCGTAACCCAAGTTACGGCGACTgtcctcggccctcggcgtGAAAGTATTTTCTTTTGTCACTTCTGTGTAATCAATTTAACGAATAGAATATACTACGGAAAATAGTAGCAAAAATGCGACTGTCTACTGCAATTTTGAGAaatgatcggatcggaaacgATCGGAAAGATTGAGCGATCCGCGGAAATTGTGCTTTATTGTGacatttatgttttttgttaattaaaagcTTTTGAGAAACGGGTTGATGCAACTTCGAAACGACAGCCATAAATTGCAGCGAATAATTATTGTCCCTTTGATCGACACCCCTTCAAAAACTAACCCCAGGATTCACGAACGTCCACCAAATGCAGGGGACGCGACAGAAAAGGCTGCCAAAAGATCAAATCCAACCGCGAATTATAACCGAAGGGGTTGCTATGGTTACTTCTTCTGGAACAAATCAGGTCGGAGTCGGAGTAACCAAACCAACCTTGGTCAAAACCGGGAAAAGCATTTCCATTATTTTACgttcaatttctttttgctgtttgctcttTCTCCATCATAATTGAAGGCACGCAGAGAAGATTCACCTTGGCACGCGGGCACCGATCCTTCCGTTTCCTGCCGGGCCACGTGACGTGTCAAAATAATTACTCATCTtcatcgcgcgcgctcgaCACGCGCCTCACGTGTCTTGGCCATGGTGGGTGAATCGGGCAAAATGATGGGCTTAGTGTTGATGCTGTGATGCCAGCCGCTAGTAGACCAAAGATAAGATTTAATTGGAACCACCAGACGGCCACCGATGTTGATGTATTGCTATGCAACGAGTACCAGGTTGCCATGGCGACCATCGGTCCCTTTCCGTCCGTGGGAAAGATAGTTTCTGTTTACACTGGATGAGTTAGTGGTGATGATACATCCTGCCACGGACCCTCTGAATTTCTGTTTTCAAATGGACGGGTGGTGcaaattattataattaattacaaaTGACTTGCTTCAAGCGATACCAGGAGCCTTCTCAGGGACTCAAATGGCAATCCTTAAACTCACGACCGGAAGTCCGATCACCGAATGTCTGGCGAGTTGATTGCGAACTACGGGAACTGGAAAGCAATTCCGCGGTAGCAGCATGTACTGCCATTCAAAGCAAGACGTCGCGATAGCCCTCTGTGCTGACTCTGCTACATTTGGGTGCAATCATTAACAACCCCCGAAACTCGGTATCGTTGATCGTCTACAACGATTCGCTTATCGAAAGTTTACAACAATCAAGTTGTAGCGCGTAACTGCGATAATGGGGGCTGCCGGTAGCCCAGCTGATAATGATCTCGCGTAGGTGCGGGGACATTGTTAAGACCCTGGGGCTAGAACCGCGCCATTGTCAGTAAACGGTTGAGTGTGACTCCGACAAGGTAGCAGCGAAAGACGGCACCTCGGCATGTTTGCCTACATCGCACTCGTGGCCACCCTGGTCGGGTTGGCCCATTGCCGTAAGTGCACCCCTGGCCCGTCTTCGTAGAACCACCTGCTCAAGGTCGCTTTGTCCGCAGAATGTAGCGTCAACATCCGGACGAACCTGAACGCACTGGAACCGCTGTTCCTGCGCAACAACCAGCTGTGGGCTCCGTCGGGACCAGCCCTCCAGTGGAACGGTGGCGAATCCACGCTGATCGCTTGTCCAGGCAACACGATCACGAACAGTAAGTGCGGTAGTCAACAGCCTGACCATGTCTTCATAGTGacggtgttgttgttccgcAGCCGGCACGGAGACGGCCACGATTCAGTGTGTCTCGGGCACGACGTTCAGTCTGGGAGGGTCCAACGTGGACATTGCCAACGTGGCATGCTCAGCTCGCTCGACGGGCCATCACCAGAACACCGGGCAGAGCTGCGGTGGTTCCGGCACTCTACTCAACCTAGGGTTCCAGGTTCCCAACGCGGGCTTTGTGACGTACATCCAGTCGTGCTATAACATGCAGGCGGCCTCGGTAATCTACACCCGCCACGTCATTCCCGGTGAAGCCATTAACCGTAGGTATCTTGGCTGAGGTCTGTAACCCTTGATATCTCGACATGAGTCTTCCGTTTCCGCAGACGCTATCCAGGAGTCGTATCGGCCATCGTTCAAGGTGGCCGGAGCTGCATCGCACGTGTCGCCAGCCACTTCCTATACTACCGCCCAGCAGGCCATTCGTCTGGCGAACATTCTGGGGTCTCAGGCACAGGCGGACCGCTACATCACCAGTAGCTCGTACATGTCCCGAGGACACCTGGCTCCGGATGCGGACGGTATCTTCCGGCCGTGGCAGTGGGCTACCTATTTCTACGTCAACGTGGCCCCTCAGTGGCAGGCAACGAACGGTGGCAACTGGTTGGTGGTCGAGAACGCGGCCCGTACCGTGTCCGGCCGGTTGGCGGAGGATGTGCTGATCTTCAACGGTGCCCACGACATTCTGACGCTAACGCACACGAATGGACAGCAGGTTCCGATCACGCTGGAAGACGGTGGCATTCAGGTGCCCAAGTGGTACTGGAAGATTATCAAATCACCCCGCACCGACGCGGCCATCGCCttgatcaacaacaacgatcCGTTCCGAACGAGCATCTCGGCCGGGGAAATGCTGTGCCAGGATGTGTGCGCCCAGTACGGGTGGAGTAACGCGAACTACGGAAACTTTGCCCGCGGATACACCTATTGCTGCACGGTGGCGGCCCTACGCAGTGCCATTCCGACTATCCCGGCGGAAGCCTCCGCGGCCAACGTTCTGCACTACTAGCTGGTGATTGGCGAGATGGTTCCAGAATTGGCAGTGAATGGATGAAGACGACGAGTGTTGGGATAAGAGCCGATTGGGTCCTTATCGTAATCGTGCTTCGTCAGCTACATTGCCAGGGGGGCTACGAGGCTGTTTTTGGGTATGCTACAGTTAATCTAATCAGTGATATAAAATCCAGTTATAAATTGGGCCAAAAACCAACTTCTTTCCTTGAATTCATCGTTGGATTAATCCCCTACGTAGATGGACGACTTGAGCGGCACTAGAACTGGGGTAGGTTCACACGCGCCGCACGTGGTTCTAGATGCTGTAATCGAAAGGAAATGCATTTCTCCGTCGATCCCTCTCTTATGAATGGATAATGATCTCGTGCCGCTGACGTTGGCTTTAGTAAACAAAAGGTTGTAGTCATAACAGCTGAAGACCTTTCCGCGGTGTTTGCCAGCTCTCGGTTTATCCAGGTGATATCGGACTCGGGCCGGGCCTATTATAAGAACAATGCGGCAGAGCTATGCTAGGCTTAGTAGACGATAGACAGTGATCTAGGAGTGTTAACGCTGGACGTAAGGAACAGCAATGATGTATGCCTACGTCGCGCTTGTAACCACCCTGTTCGGGCTGGCCCATGGAAGTAAGTTTTCGTCCCTAGCTTAGCGTCGGAGCTGAAGGTACGTTTTGTTCGTAGGATGCAGCGTCAATATCCGGACGAATCTGAACGCACAGGAGCCACTATTTTTGCGCTCCAATAAGGAACTGTGGTACCCCTTCGGAGCAGCCCTTCAATGGAATGTTGGCGAGTCGACATGGATTGCTTGTCCGGGCAACACGATTGTGAATAGTAAGTGCGAGAGTCGGTGAATCCCTTCCAGAGGCCATAAAAGTGTTATTGTTTCGTAGCCGGTACAGCAATCGCCATGATCCAGTGTGTTTCGGGCACAAAGTTCAAGCTGGGGGGCAAAATTGTGGACATTGCCTCCGTATCCTGTTCAACACGTTCGACGGGACAGGTAGTGAAAACGAGCTTAAGCtgtgccggttccggtactCTGTTCAACATTGGATTCAGGATACCAAGCGTTGGATTTGTGACGTACATTCAGTCTTGCTACAACCTGCGGACAGCCTCAGTGATCTACACACGACACGTGATCCCTGGTGCCGCCATTAATTGTGGGTATCTTCCTGCGGTTTGCAATCCTTGAAAGCTCTACATGATTCTTCCATTGTACAGACGCCATCCAAGAGTCCTATCGGCCATCGTTCAAGTCGACCGGAACCGCTCGGCAGGTCAAACCAGCATCATCATACACCACCGCCCAGCAGGCCATACGTTTCGCACAACTACTGGGGTCTCAGACACAAGCAAACCGCTACATCAACAGCAGATCGTTCTTGTCCCGAGGACACCTGGCTCCGGACGCGGACGGTGTTTtccggcagtggcagtgggCTACCTACTTCTACGTCAATGTGGCCCCTCAGTGGCAGGCAACGAACGCTGGCAACTGGCTGACGGTGGAGAACGCCGCCCGTACGGTGGCCGCTCGGTTGGCAGAGGATGTGCTGATCTTCAGCGGTGTCCACGATGTTCTGACGCTACCGCACGCCAAGGGGTATCGGGTACCGATCACGCTGGAAGCCGGTGGTATTCAGGTGCCCAAGTGGTACTGGAAGATTATCAAATCACCACGAACAAATGCAGCCATCGCTTTGATCACCAACAACGATCCATTCCGAACGAGCATCTCGACCGCGGAAATGCTTTGCCAGGATGTTTGCGCTCAGTATGGGTGGAACAACGGGAACTATAGAAACTTTGCCCGAGGATACACCTATTGCTGCACGGTGGCGGACCTACGCAAAGCTATTCCCACTATTCCggcggaagctgctgctgccagtgtTCTACAGTACCACGCGGTGAGAAGGTTTTAAAGATCATTCGTTTGGaacgaaaattaaaaagataCAATGGGCAACATCGTTCGAAATTCGATTATTTGCTTATCACTATGTGGCGATTCTTTTCCATCACCACGCTGTTCTTCAACTATCAGTTTTATCGTTCgaaatttcaaaatgttcaGAAGCGTTGCACTTGAAAATTttcaagcgatcggtttgaGCGCCCTCTACATCTGAGCAATGGAAGCAATAGAAATTAATACAATTTTTCTCCAGTAGATGGCACTTTTCACGcacaaaatttcaaaataaatcagttaaaaagttaaattttaaaaaactatttcaaatttgcgtttttctttaACCTATCTATGTAAGGAATCTATCTATGCAATAATAACATTTaataagtaataaaatatttatatcggaaaatggaaaacgaagGAATCTACATCTTATTGCACTTTTTACTTAACCATCTAACTACAGGTTTAACATCTTATTACGCTAGGTTTCCTCGAACGATTCTGCTTACGGAGAGAACGCTGTATACTCTTTTCACAAAGTTTACAAATTAAAACCTCTAAATTAAATGTTTCTAATCGGTCCCAGTTTTTCGATTCATCTTTAAGTTTAATCTTTCCCGGTTGTAGATCCTGTGCAGAAACCGTGTCGATGCCGCGGTAATACCAGAACTATTAAAAGAATCCACAAGTTTTGAATGATCAAAAAGTGACGTTGCGTcagttagctgacattgtaaagataaCAAAAGAACATGTTGGCTTCAGAACATTTGACCATGGGAAAGCTAAAAAATGCTAAAAGATAAGAAATTTCCCTTGAATTGAGAGATTCTTTCGGAAACGGAGGactattttgaggcaaaagataaatagTTCTACAAAAGAGAtattaaaaaatgtttgagGAGTGCTGAAAGCATTGTGTGGATCTTGAAGGAGATTACTTACGAAGCCAATttagaacaaaaaacaacacgttTTCTGTcttaggctcgggactttCCAGCCCATGTGTTAACTCGTCGTACGATGCCACTCACGCGCAcggatgaatgaaattttcaccCGTCAGAGCGAGAAGGCACGAGATTGAGCGCCCAGCGCGAGGTTCATGCGGTTGCTAGTGCGATTGCACGGCGATTGTGTTTTCCGTTGCTCAATTGGTTAGTTGTATTTGTTCATTCGAACCGTTCGGTTCTAAAAATTGTATGCTAAACAGGTGGTGAGTAAGGTGCGTGATTGTGGGCGCGTGATCGTGAAAACAATatgttcaaataaaagttcattGTGACCGGCGTTGAGTCGCGAACGAAATGCACAAAACCACGTGTCACTTGCGTGTTTCCGGGATCGTGGCGTAGATTCTGCGCCATGCCGACGATCGGTGCttcgatcggtgatcgaagTTTAATCTGTTTATGATAAAAAGTAGTTCCGAATCTGAATCGCGTGTTTTCATCGCACCGCCAATTAAGTGGATTAAGCGCTCCCACCACATGTTGCCGGTCTGATCCGCGAAGTGACGAAAGTGACCAAATTATGATGATTTTAAAATTAGAATTCCCGCATATGCTGACCGACAttgggccggtgggccgggcACCTTCCGTAGACGATGCGACGCGGCGCAGATGATCGCGCAGTCGGCAAAGGGCATCACCAGAGTTTCGTAAAATTCTTGGTTCTTGGGCCGTGGCTTCGGAAGACGAGTCCGGCTCAACGCACATCTTTCTACTGGCCCCGCCGCTAAATATACTGgctttttgtggttttcctcCCTGCCTCCCACGAGAGACGCACACGCTCCTTCGTCGTCGCGCGtctcattttcatatcacaAAAGTGCATCGGTGATTTTCAAGAGACCGCGCTGCATATTTTAGCTGCTCCCCTTGGCCGGTAAATGTTGGACGAATCTTGACCGTGTTTTCCCCGCACACACGAGCCGTCCTCTTCCCGCTTTATATCCGGGGCCACAGCAAACTTGGCAACTTGGCACCGTCaaatgagagaaagaaaaactctTTTGCATCATTCCTGCGGTTgaccccttttcggtgggttttgaATGTGGTAGCCAAAGGGGTAAAAGAAAAAGGTGCCTCCCTTTGAGGGGCAGATTTTCGTCACATTCGTCTGT
The nucleotide sequence above comes from Anopheles bellator chromosome 1, idAnoBellAS_SP24_06.2, whole genome shotgun sequence. Encoded proteins:
- the LOC131206100 gene encoding uncharacterized protein LOC131206100, which produces MFAYIALVATLVGLAHCQCSVNIRTNLNALEPLFLRNNQLWAPSGPALQWNGGESTLIACPGNTITNTGTETATIQCVSGTTFSLGGSNVDIANVACSARSTGHHQNTGQSCGGSGTLLNLGFQVPNAGFVTYIQSCYNMQAASVIYTRHVIPGEAINHAIQESYRPSFKVAGAASHVSPATSYTTAQQAIRLANILGSQAQADRYITSSSYMSRGHLAPDADGIFRPWQWATYFYVNVAPQWQATNGGNWLVVENAARTVSGRLAEDVLIFNGAHDILTLTHTNGQQVPITLEDGGIQVPKWYWKIIKSPRTDAAIALINNNDPFRTSISAGEMLCQDVCAQYGWSNANYGNFARGYTYCCTVAALRSAIPTIPAEASAANVLHY
- the LOC131216554 gene encoding uncharacterized protein LOC131216554, yielding MIQCVSGTKFKLGGKIVDIASVSCSTRSTGQVVKTSLSCAGSGTLFNIGFRIPSVGFVTYIQSCYNLRTASVIYTRHVIPGAAINYAIQESYRPSFKSTGTARQVKPASSYTTAQQAIRFAQLLGSQTQANRYINSRSFLSRGHLAPDADGVFRQWQWATYFYVNVAPQWQATNAGNWLTVENAARTVAARLAEDVLIFSGVHDVLTLPHAKGYRVPITLEAGGIQVPKWYWKIIKSPRTNAAIALITNNDPFRTSISTAEMLCQDVCAQYGWNNGNYRNFARGYTYCCTVADLRKAIPTIPAEAAAASVLQYHAV